The window GTTTCGAGGCGCCGGACGTCGTCATCAACAGCGGCAGTGCGGTACCCGTCGAGATCGAGGCCCACTACATACCCGTGGGCACCGTAGTCAAGCTCCATCTGCTCTCACTGGACGCGGCAGATCAGGTCGTGGAAACCTCGCCACTGCTGGGCACGCTCGAAAGCTCGACAGCCACAGCCACAGTCACGTTTCCGCCGGGCTTCACTCGCGGTTATGCGCGCGCCGTGTGGCAGTGAGTGGTCTCGTGATGAAGAACACGGTCGTTGCCCTCAACCTAGCGCTCGGCGGTTCCCTCCTCGCGCTTTGCGTGTCGGGCTGTGAGCGCCGAGCAGATCGGGCTGAAGCGGAAAAGGAAGCCCCAGTAGAACAAGAAGCACCACCGCAGGTTGTCGCCAAGATAAGCGCCGCCGTGATCACCGCAGCGCAACTCAGGGCCGAACTCGAAGCGCAGCCCGCGTTCGCACGCACCCGCTACAAAACGCCTGAAGGCAAGAAGAAGCTCCTCGACACCCTGATTCGTCGCGAGCTACTGCTCGAGGAAGCTCGCCGCAGGGGGCTCGATAAGGACCCCGAAGTCAAGGCAGCCCTGGAGAAACTGCTCGTGCACAAGCTGACCCGCGTGTACGCAGAAGAGCTCGACAAGAAGCAGCCGCTGTCCGAGTCCGAGCTGCAGCGCTACTACGACACGCACAAGTCCGAGTTCGTGCAGCCCACCCGAGTGCGGGTGAGCCACCTCTTTCTCGCAGCCGAGGCCAAGAGCCCAAAACGAACGCGCGCGCAGGCGCGAGCCCGGCGCCTGCTGCGTCAAGCCCGGGCGAACGCAGCCAAGACCAAGCAGGCCTTCCAGAAGCTCGCCGCCAAGCACTCCGAAGACCTGGCCACAAAAGCCCGCGGGGGCGATCTGGGCTTCAAGACCGAGCCCGAGCTCGTTCGACTCTGGGGCCCTGAGCTTGCAGCCGCGGCGCTCGCCCTCAAGACCGCCGGCGAAACCGCGGGGCCGATCATCGGGCCCAAAGGCGTCCACCTCATCCAACTGCTGGGCCGCCAACAAGGCTACGAGCGCTCCTTCACCAGCGCCCGCAACCTGATCGAGAACCGTCTCAAGACACAGCGAAGGTCCCGCAGCCTCGATGACATGGTCAAGGAGCTCAAGCAGCAGAGCAGCATCGAGATCAACGATCAGGCACTCTCCCAACTCGAGCTCTCGCCCCCAGCAACGCAGGCCGATCCTTCGCGGCGACTCCTTTGAGGGTGCTCGTAAAATCTACCAGCCCGCCAAGCTTGAGCAGATCAGATTCCATGACATCGAGATCCAACCGGAAGACCTCGCCGGACCGCCCGTTGTGATTCAAAGTCGTCTCGAGCAAGCAAGAGTGTTCTGCATGTATTCGATAAACAGCAGAGGGTTTGATTCTGTATCCACAGACAATCTCAAGGGTCTGAAACGCGTGCTCGCGATACATCACTCGTGTTATGGGTTCGGACGAATTGCCGCGGTAGTTACCAATGTCAGGCTGTTCCAGAAGAAGGTTAGGCTTGCGGCGGAATCCAAGCGCCTTTCTGGCAGCCTTGGTCTTGTCGACTCTGATCGACCCTTCGTTCCCCGCACTGCCGCATGGACGGCGCAATGTTCCCGGGGTAGTAGGGAAGGGTGCCATGACGCAGTTGCTGCTGCAGAACAACGGCGCTTCTTTGCGGAGCGTATCGCCTTACCTGGAGATGGGGGCGTACGAAGTGCTGTGGGCTCAGGAGGGCGCCACGTTTAAGACCATCGCCGACCGTTTTCGCAAGGAGCCGGATGCATTGCCCTCAGATCTGGTACCGGGGACGGAAGCGGAGAAGATGGCGGCCTGGGTGCTCGATCACCTGCGTGGGCTAGGCGTGGCCCGGTTCGGCGTCTGCGTACATCGCGCTGGCGAGTACCCGCAGAAGCTCCGGGATGCCCGTCACCCCGTGGAGCTGCTCTACTACCGGGGTATCTGGAATCTCGTCGAAGCCCCGAGCGTGGCTGTGGTCGGGACCCGCAAGCCGAGCGCGGAAGGTATCAGGCGTACGCGGCAGCTCGTGCGCGGCCTCGTGCAAGCCGGTTACACCGTGGTTTCAGGACTCGCCGAGGGCATCGACACGACAGCGCACGGGAAGGCGCTCGAGCTAGGAGCGCCCACACTCGCGGTCATCGGCACGCCGCTTGGCAAAGCGTTCCCCGCGAGCAACCGCGAGCTGCAGGCACGGCTAGCTCGGGACCATCTAGTGATCAGTCAGGTGCCTGTTTATCGTTACGAGCAACAGCAGATCTCGCAGAATCGGCTCTTCTTTCCCGAACGCAATGTGACGATGGCCGCCCTGACCCAGGCGACCGTCATCGTTGAAGCAGGCGAGACCTCGGGAACGCTCGTTCAAGCCCGAGCTGCACTTCATCAGGGCAGAAAACTCTTCATCATGGAGAGCGCATTCCAGCGCCAAGACTTGACCTGGCCGCCCCGTTTCGAGGCTCGCGGAGCGATCCGGTTTAGGAGCACCGAGCAGCTCATCGAAGCACTGCGCGACGATGGCTGACTTGCGGCTCACCAGGATCGACAAGCTTATTCGCCGCGATCACCACCATCTGGAGGTGGAGGACGAGTGCTACTTCATGCGCCAATACACGTCTGGTGTGGGCTACAGGCACAGCGACACCAACAACCTGATCTCGAACCTCAAGAAATCGATCGATCGGCGCGGGTCCTCGGAGTGGAGGTACAAGGAGCGCGCCTTGGATCGAGTCGCTGCAGAGCTCGCGGAAAGCATCAATCCCGCCTCTATCGAGAGTGCGACGCTGGTACCAATGCCTCCATCAAAGAACACGAGCGACCCGCTCCACGACGACCGTATGCTCCAGGTCCTGCAGCGCATCCAGGGCCAGCGACGGCTCGACATTCGGGAGCTGATTCACCAGCGGACCAGCACGACAGCAGCTCACGCGAGCACCGAACCGCGTGACCCTGTGCTCATCGCAGCCAACTACATCATCGACGAGTCGGTAGCGACGCCGGAGCCCAGACAAGTCGCCCTGTTCGACGACATCATTACGACCGGTGCGCATTATCGGGCCGCCCACATGGTCCTGGGCCGGCGGTTTCCCGGAGCATCCATCATCGGAGTGTTCGTCGCGCGCCGCGTCTTCCCTACAGAACGCGAGGAGTAGGTTTTGGCGCACCAGTTGACACTATGTTGAGCAAGATCGTCTATGCCGACGCTTCTGCCGGGCTTCGCTCGAGGCTGCTCCGACTGGAATCGTTGCCGCAGTGACTCGATCGTGAGCGAACGAGCGCTGAGGGAGATCTACTTTCTCGCCTTCAAGACCGCGATCGGGGCTGGCGCGAAGGCCGTGATGACTTCGTATAACAAGATCAATGGCACGTACGCGGGGCACAACAAGTGGCTCATCACGGAGGTTTTCCGGGGAGACTGGGTTTTTGAAGGCATTGTCATGTCGGACTGGGACTCCATTTACAGCGCAAAGGAGGCGTTCGAATCTGGTCTGGATCAGGAGTGCCCTAAGCTGAGTCTCAAGCCCGGAGAAGCCGAAGACGTGCGCGCCTAAGCCGAGCGAGTCTGAGACACGGAGCCGGTTCGACTTCGTCAGGCGGGGGCTCGCCGCGGGTGCTGCATGGGCCTATAGATAGAAGATGGTCTCGCAGCCCAAACGGGCGGCCAGCGATGTCGAGCGCGTTCTGCGCGCGCATTGGGGGCCTTCGGTGGCGTGGTTGGCGGGTCAGCTGGGAGATGTCGAGCTTGCCGAGGCCTGCGTGCGCGAGGCCTTGGCGCTTGCGCTCGAGCGCTGCGAGCAGAACGGAATGCCTGCCAGGCCGCTCGAGTGGATGCAGGCGGCGGCTCGCAGGCGCGCCGTGTTGCGCTTGCGCCAGCGGGCCCAGGGATGCGCGTACCCAGAGCAGCCGGAAGACTCGCTCACAGGGGCGGCCACGAGCGGCCCGCAGGAGCAGGGCCTGAGGGACGACCTGCTGGCGCTGCTGTTTCTGTGCACGCACCCGGCCCTGTCTCCGGCTGCGGCGATCGCACGGATTCTACACACGGTGCGAGGCCTCGACGAGGAGGCGCTCGCGAGCGCTCTTCAACTCGAGCCCGGTGTGGTGCAGCAACGGTTGGTGGAGGCTCGGCTCGCGGTGTCACAGCTCGACGTGGCGTTTCGTCCCCCCGACGTGCGTGCGATCGCTCAGTGGCTCGACAGGCACCTTGGCCTGCTCCATGCCATCTTCGCCGAGGGCGACTGCGCCAGCCACGGCGACTGGGCTGCGAGCGATGCCTTGTGCGACGAAGCCCTGGAGCTGGTCTCGCTGCTCGTACGGCTGCTGCCGGCCGAGCCAGATGTCTTGGGCCTCGCATCCCTGATGCGCTTCACGATCGCTCGGCGCGCCGCGCGCTACAGCGCACAGGGGTTGATGATTCCGGTCGAGGCCCAAAACCGTGCCATGTGGGACGGCGGGCAAGTCACGGAGGCTGCGAGCCTGCTGGAGCGCGCGCTGCGGCAGCGCAGGCCAGGCCGCTACCAGTTACTCGCCGCCATCGCAGCTACCCACGCGCAGGCGCGTACCGGAGCCAAGACCAACTGGGGACGCATCGTGCACTTGTACGATCTGCTCTTGTTCTGGGACCCCGCGCCGAAGATCGAGCTCGAGCGCGCCGTGGCCGTGGGCAAGCACCAGGGACCCCAGTGGGGACTCGCCATCGTGGACAACATTCGACGCAGCAACGACCTGGAGCACTCCTACCAGCTTCATGCCGCGCGGGGTGAGCTGCTGGACAAGTGGGGCAAGCACGCTGCGGCGCGCGATGCGTACCTGCAGGCTTCCGATCTGTGTGCCAACCTAACCGAACGACGCAGCTTTCTCGGGCACACAGCCAGCACGTAGGCTGGAGCCCGGCTTGGCCCTGCCGGTGCTGCTACAGCGGTAGTGTGTAACTGTTCAGGCCCCGGCCGGCCGGGTTTTCAGGCGGTTTTCTGGGCGAGCGCGCCCGCAGGAATCGCCCGAGGAGTACTTTTGGGCTGCGGTTGGAATCAGCTGCAGCGCAGGGCGAGGCCGAGGACGAAAGCCGCCAGAAAACCGCCTGGGAAGCCGTCGTGCAAGCGTGGTCACCCCGTCAACAGTTACGGTAGTGTTCAGGCGCGGAGGCAACATGCGCACGTTCGATCAAGTTCGCCGAGAGCTCCCGCAACACCTGCCGGCCGGGCGGGTGCTGATCGACGCCGACCTATGTGCCGGCTATGCGCGAGACCAGGCGCAGGGCGCTTTCTACGACCAACCCGCCGCGGTGGTGCGACCGCGCGCTGCAGGCGAGGTGCAGGCGCTGGTCAAGTACTGCGCGGCGCATGGTGTGCCCGTGGTCGCACGCGGGGCCGGTACCGGGCTCTCCGGCGGGGCCAACGCGATCGCTGGCTGCGTGGTGGTGTGCTTCGAGGCCATGAAGGCGATCGTCAGCCTTGACGCCAACGAACGCGTCGCGGTGGTGCAGCCGGGGGTGATCACCGGCCAGCTACGCAGCGCGTGTGCCGAGCGCGGCCTGTGGTATCCGCCCGACCCCGCGAGCGCTCCTTGGTCGACCATCGGAGGCAACGTCGCCACCAATGCCGGCGGCCTGTGCTGCGTGAAGTACGGCGTCACCGGCAACTACGTGCTCGGCCTGCAGGCAGTCGTGGGGCAAGGAGAGCTGGTGCGGCTGGGGCGGCGCACGGCCAAGGGGGTCGCCGGGTACGACCTGACGAGCCTGTTCGTGGGCTCGGAGGGCACACTCGGCTTGGTGACCGAAATCACCTTGCGGGTGCGCAGCGCCCGCGCAGCGGAGCGGACCGTGGTGGCCGCCTTCGATGCGTTGCCCAAGGCCGGCGAGGCGGTGGCCGCGGTCGTGTCGGCGGGCTTGGACCCGAGCGCACTCGAGCTCGTCGACCGTTTCTGCTTGCAGGCAGTGGACGCGTGGAAGCGGATGGGTTTGAGCGACCTCGGCGAAGTGCTGCTGTTGGCGCGCAGCGACCTGCCCGGCAAGGCCGGCGAAGCCGAGGCGGACGCCCTGCTCGGCTGTTTTCGCGCTGCCGGAGCTACCTGGAGCGCGCGTTCGTCCGATGAGCAGGAGGCCGAGGCGCTGTTCGCTGCGCGCCGGTTGGTGTACCCGGCCCTGAAGCGCATGGGCTCGGTGCTCACCGAGGATGTGTGCGTGCCGCGCATGCGCGTGCCCGAGATGCTGCAGCGCATCGAACGCCTCGCTGCGGCGCATCGCGTGCACATCGCCTGCCTTGCGCATGCCGGAGACGGCAACCTGCACCCGCTTACGGTCCTGCCCGACGCCGGCAGCGGTGCTCTCGAGCGCAGTCAGGCGGCGCTCGAGCAGGTGATGGACGAGGCGCTGGCGCTGGGCGGCACGGTAACGGGCGAGCACGGCGTGGGTCTGTTGAAACGCCGCGGATTGCGCGAGGAGCTCGCCCCGGCGGTGCTTCAGATGCATCGTTCGGTCAAGCGCGCCCTCGACCCGGCGGGTATCTTCAATCCCACCAAGGTGTTCACCTGAGGCGTCGGGCTTAGGGCCCGCGGTTATTCTTCCGCGGGCCCTTAGTCGTAGAGCCGGGCCTGGACGAAGAGGGTGAAGGGCGAGGCGCCCCATTCGCTTTTGGGGATGGATGCTTCGCTGCGTGTGCCCCAGGGCACGAAGCAGTTGGCGACCAGGGTTACGTTGTCCGAGTGATTCCAGGTCACGGCCGGCGCGACCATGCCCGAGCCGTCCACCGGGCTCTGGATGTAGGTCAGTGCACCGGCGAGCTCGTCGGTCAGGTCGTAGCCGATCACCAGGGCCAGTGCGTGGCGTCCCAGGAGCTGGCTGTCGCCACGCAAAAAGCGCGCCTGGAAACTGGGATTGAATAGGATGGCAGAAGACTTCGTGATCCGCGCCACCCCGAAGCCGGAATAATGGTACTCGGCCCAGACTCTAAGACCGTTGCCCACGCCGAACACGTAGGAGCCGCCGAACAGGGCCTTCATGACCACGGACTCGGAGCCGAGCCAGCCGCCGTCGATGCCCTGGCCGTCGGTTCCGAACAGCGCGTACTCGGCGTGGGCCTCCGCGTCGCCAACCGTTGCCGACACCACGCTAGCCACCATGTTGTCCTGGCCGCGCCGGCCCAGAATGAGCGCGCCATCCATGTCCCCTACCACGGCTCGCAAGCGGCCGAGGATGGCCCCGTTCTGCCAGGGCTCGCGCTGCAGGTCGCCGAACGACAGGATGAAGTCGCCGGAAAGCACGCTCAGGCTCGGTATGCGCAGCTCGGCGTGCAGCGCATCCACGCCGCGCCGCCACTCGCGATCCACCTCGGCGGGTGCAAACGGCGCGAAGATGTCCACAGCGCCGAACAGCACTCCCCGCCCGAGCCCGATGGCCTGGCGGCCGATGGTGAGCTCCATGAAGGGCAGATGCATGGCAACAAAGGCACGGTCGAGCTCGTGGCGGTGCGTGTAGGAAGGCACGTTGTCCACGATCACGCGGTCTACCTGCCGCAGGCGAAAGGGAGCCCTTGCCGTGGGAGGAAGCAGCCCCAATCCCACGCCGCCCGCAGACGAGGCCATGGCGCGATGCTCGTAGGCGGCCCTCACGGTGAAGTGCTCGCCCAGGGTGGCGGTGCTGCTGAAACGCAAACGGAACAAGCCGGCGCCGCTTGCAACCTGCGGTCCGGTGACCGCGTCTTCGCGGGGGAAGGACAGCAGCCAGCTGCCCTTGAAGGCGCTGCGGAGCTCGAGCCGGTAGCTTCCGTCTGCACGCTCGATCAGGTCACGAGCCTGCGCGGATGACGGCAACACGACGGCGAGCGCGGTCCCGCACAGCACGCGGAGCGCCCCGTGCCGGAAGCCTGGCCCGGGAACCCGGTTTGGCTGGGTGCGCAATGTCGCCCTCATCGCCTGGAGCCCTTTTTCGCAGGCGGCCGACGCACCATGCCGTATACCAGCATGTCGGCGAACACCTCGGCGAACTCGTCGAGGGAACGGCCGGCGCGGACTCGCTCGTCGAGCAAGAGACCCGTGAAGTAGCGCAGGGCCAACAGGACGTCTGCACGCGCGCGCCTTTCGTCTTCAGCAAAGACGCCCGGCGCTGCCAGCTCGATCAGCTGCATGAGCCACTGCTCGCCCTGGGCTTGGCCTTGCGCGAGCAGCTGCGGGTCCAGGTCCTCGAGCGCAATCATGATCTCGTTGTCGCCCCGCATCAGGCGTGCCACGAGCGGCAGCGCGCGCGCGGCCGTAAGCATGACGCGCACATAGAAGCGCAGCCGTTCGCGTTCCGGGATCTCACCGCTGAAGATCGGCTCGAAGACCTCGAGCAGCACCCGTTTCTCGAGGCCGATCGCGTGAGCGAGAAGCGTGCCCTTGTTTTGGAAGTACAGGTAGACCGTCCCCTTGGCAACCTGGGCCTTGCGGGCGATCTCGTCCATGCTGGTCTTGCGGTAGCCCTGCTGCATGAACAGCTGGCTCGCCGCCTTCAGGATGCGCGCGCGTTTGCGGCCCTGCGAAGAGCCCGGATCGAGATCGCCCAGAAACTCGTCGTAGAGCCTCTCCATGTGCTCCCGGGACCATGAACCTTCGTGGGCTCGTTTCCGAAGCGCGCCTGCGGCGTCCCCAAAAGAGCGTGCCTCGGGCTCCGCGCTCGGCCTGCCCGAAGGGCGATCCGGGACTTTGCTCGGGCTGCTGCTCGGGCGGCTGCCAGGCTTGTTCCGGGTCATGGCTCAGGCCGCGGGCGCGGCTCGCTGCTCTTTGTGTTCGTCGCTCACGACCTGTCCGTCCACCAAGGTCACGACGCGCGTGGCATGGGCCACCACACGTGGATCGTGGGTGGAGAAAACAAACGTCACGTTCTTCTCGTCATGCAACCGCCGCATGAGATCCATCAACTGCTCTGCGTTCTCGGTGTCGAGGTTCGCGGTGGGCTCGTCGGCGAGCACGAGCTTGGGGTGGGCTGCCACGGCGCGCGCAACCGCAACGCGCTGCTGCTGGCCTCCGGAGAGCTCGCTCGGGCGGCGCTGGACGAGCTCCTCGAGACCAAGCTCGGCGAGCACGCTCGTGGCGCGTTCGCGCCGTTCCTTTGCGCCCACACCCTGCAGCTCGAGCACGAACTCGACGTTCTCGGCGGCGGTCAGGACAGGCACCAGGTTGTAGGCTTGGAACACGAAGCCGATCGACGCCAGCCGCAGCTTGGCGCGCTCGCCCTTGCTCAGCCGAGCCAGGTCCTGCCCCAGCACCTCGAGCTTGCCCGAGGTGGGGCGGTCGAGCGCCCCGATCAGATTCAAGAGGGTGGTCTTGCCGCTGCCGCTCGGTCCGACCAGCGCCAGGAAATCGCGTTCGTGAATCTCGAGGCTGAGACCGCGCAGCGCTTCGACCTTGAGCTTGCCCGAATCGAAGATCTTGGTGACGTGGCTGGCGCTGGCGAGAGCAATACCGTCGTTCATGGTTCGACTCTGCTTGTTGCGGGGCTTGTTACGGGAGTGTCCTTGTTTCGCTGTCCTTGGTTTCGCTGCCTCCGCCGCGTCTAGCGGTCGACCCTGAGGGCGGAGGCCGGGTCGGTTCGCGAGGCGAACCAGGCCGGATAAAGGGAAGCTACGATGGTGGCAGCGAGCGAAAGGCCAAACGCGCTCGGAATCACCCACAGGCCGAAGTCGGGATGGAACACGGGGTCGATGAGCACGCCGCCGAACGCCCAACCCTCCTCGGACTCCATGAGCTTCGACAGATCGACTCCGTCGCTGTTCCAGTCGTGCAAGATAGGCCCGGTCCAGGCCATGGCAGCCAGGGCCGAGCTGGTACCGAGCAGGAATCCCTCGGTCACCACGACCCGCACCAGCTCGCGCGCGCGCATCCCGACCGCGGCCAAAACCGCGAACTCCTTGCGCCGCTCGAGCACGCCCGTGAGCTGGGCGCTCGCCACACCCAGCAGCACCACGAACAGGATGATCCCGACGGCGATATCGAAGAACGCCCCGTCCCCTTCGAGGTTCTGGCGCAGCTCCGGGGAAAGCTCGAGCCAGGTCAACATCTCGCTGCCCCGGGGCAGGCTCGCGCCAAGCTCGACCTGCATCCGATCGATCGCGTGC of the Pseudomonadota bacterium genome contains:
- a CDS encoding peptidyl-prolyl cis-trans isomerase, giving the protein MKNTVVALNLALGGSLLALCVSGCERRADRAEAEKEAPVEQEAPPQVVAKISAAVITAAQLRAELEAQPAFARTRYKTPEGKKKLLDTLIRRELLLEEARRRGLDKDPEVKAALEKLLVHKLTRVYAEELDKKQPLSESELQRYYDTHKSEFVQPTRVRVSHLFLAAEAKSPKRTRAQARARRLLRQARANAAKTKQAFQKLAAKHSEDLATKARGGDLGFKTEPELVRLWGPELAAAALALKTAGETAGPIIGPKGVHLIQLLGRQQGYERSFTSARNLIENRLKTQRRSRSLDDMVKELKQQSSIEINDQALSQLELSPPATQADPSRRLL
- a CDS encoding DNA-protecting protein DprA, coding for MTQLLLQNNGASLRSVSPYLEMGAYEVLWAQEGATFKTIADRFRKEPDALPSDLVPGTEAEKMAAWVLDHLRGLGVARFGVCVHRAGEYPQKLRDARHPVELLYYRGIWNLVEAPSVAVVGTRKPSAEGIRRTRQLVRGLVQAGYTVVSGLAEGIDTTAHGKALELGAPTLAVIGTPLGKAFPASNRELQARLARDHLVISQVPVYRYEQQQISQNRLFFPERNVTMAALTQATVIVEAGETSGTLVQARAALHQGRKLFIMESAFQRQDLTWPPRFEARGAIRFRSTEQLIEALRDDG
- a CDS encoding FAD-binding protein — translated: MRTFDQVRRELPQHLPAGRVLIDADLCAGYARDQAQGAFYDQPAAVVRPRAAGEVQALVKYCAAHGVPVVARGAGTGLSGGANAIAGCVVVCFEAMKAIVSLDANERVAVVQPGVITGQLRSACAERGLWYPPDPASAPWSTIGGNVATNAGGLCCVKYGVTGNYVLGLQAVVGQGELVRLGRRTAKGVAGYDLTSLFVGSEGTLGLVTEITLRVRSARAAERTVVAAFDALPKAGEAVAAVVSAGLDPSALELVDRFCLQAVDAWKRMGLSDLGEVLLLARSDLPGKAGEAEADALLGCFRAAGATWSARSSDEQEAEALFAARRLVYPALKRMGSVLTEDVCVPRMRVPEMLQRIERLAAAHRVHIACLAHAGDGNLHPLTVLPDAGSGALERSQAALEQVMDEALALGGTVTGEHGVGLLKRRGLREELAPAVLQMHRSVKRALDPAGIFNPTKVFT
- a CDS encoding TetR/AcrR family transcriptional regulator, translating into MTRNKPGSRPSSSPSKVPDRPSGRPSAEPEARSFGDAAGALRKRAHEGSWSREHMERLYDEFLGDLDPGSSQGRKRARILKAASQLFMQQGYRKTSMDEIARKAQVAKGTVYLYFQNKGTLLAHAIGLEKRVLLEVFEPIFSGEIPERERLRFYVRVMLTAARALPLVARLMRGDNEIMIALEDLDPQLLAQGQAQGEQWLMQLIELAAPGVFAEDERRARADVLLALRYFTGLLLDERVRAGRSLDEFAEVFADMLVYGMVRRPPAKKGSRR
- a CDS encoding ABC transporter ATP-binding protein; the protein is MNDGIALASASHVTKIFDSGKLKVEALRGLSLEIHERDFLALVGPSGSGKTTLLNLIGALDRPTSGKLEVLGQDLARLSKGERAKLRLASIGFVFQAYNLVPVLTAAENVEFVLELQGVGAKERRERATSVLAELGLEELVQRRPSELSGGQQQRVAVARAVAAHPKLVLADEPTANLDTENAEQLMDLMRRLHDEKNVTFVFSTHDPRVVAHATRVVTLVDGQVVSDEHKEQRAAPAA